The genomic DNA TCTGCAGGGCGAGATGATCGGGCTGACGACATCGCTGGCCGCGGTCGCTGGATACGAACAATCGGCCGGGTTTGCGATTCCGATCGACAAATCGATGCGAGCCGCGATCGATCAATTGCTCGAGGGCAAAACGCCCGCGTTCGGCTTCTTGGGGTTGGAACCAGCCGACCTCCCCGAACCGCAACGCGCCCGCGGGCTGCGTGGAGCGATCGTTCGCCAGGTGCTGCAAGGCATGCCAGCTCAACGGGCTGGTTTGCGCAGTGGCGATTTGATCACCAAGATCGACGGCCAACCGATCGATGGCGCGGCGGGATTGTTTCGCGAGATGAGTCGCCGACCGGCGAACGCGAAGGTCCAGATGACACTGCTGCAAGGCAATCCGCTGACCGACGACTTTCAATCCAAAATCGTCGACGTCACGCTGGGGAAGAAGTACCTAGCGTTGACCAAACCGGGCTACAGCCGCTTTCCCGAACCGAGCTGGCGTGGATTGCGAGTCGACCACGGGACGGCCCTACCGCCGGGCCAGTTGTTTGGGTTCTCGCGGCCTCGGGAGATCCTGCCCGTTGCGGTGATCAGCGTCGATCCCGACACGCCCGCCTGGAACGCCGGGCTGCGACCGGGGCAATTCGTGCAGAAAGTGGGCGACAAATCGGTGCCAGATCCCGATACCTTCTATGAGCTAGTGAAAGAGCAGACCGATGCGGTCGCGCTGACGATTGTGGGCCCCGGCGATCGCGAGCAACGGATCTCGGTCCCGACGAGCATCCAATAGTCGCTGCGGCGATGCGAAACGCGAAGGTTTGCGGGGAATGCCCCGAGACCGCAGCCGGACCGTTTCTGCCGACTAGGCAAGCTCCACAGCTCATGCTACCTGTTGGAAAACTCCATTTCTCGTTAAAAATGCAGTTTTGAAACTTCGCCTCCCGCGCCCCACCCGACTCAAAGAGCAGCATCGATGAAGACCGACGAACTGCGTGAAATGTACTTGGATTTCTATGTCAGCAAAGGACATACGCTGCAGGGAAGCGATGTGCTGGTGCCGACCTGGGATCCCTCGGTGCTGTTCACTCCCGCGGGCATGAACCAGTTCAAGGATCACTTCCTGGGCAAGGTGAAGCTCGATTTCACGCGGGCGACGACCTGCCAAAAGTGTCTGCGAACCGGCGACATCGAAAACGTCGGCCGCACCGCCTACCACCACACCTTCTTCGAGATGCTGGGCAACTTCAGCTTCGGCGATTATTTCAAGGCCGAAGCGATCCACTGGGCGTGGGAATTCCTGACCAGCAAGAAGTGGTTGAACATCCCCGCCGGCCGGCTGAACGTGACGGTCTACAAAGACGATGACGAAGCGTTTGGGATCTGGCACGAACAGATCGGCCTGCCGACATCCAAGATCGCCCGGATGGACGAGGACGAAAACTTCTGGCCCGCCAGCGCGCCGAGCCAGGGCCCCGATGGCGTCTGCGGTCCCTGCAGCGAGATCTATTACGAATTGGAAGGTGGCGAATCGGTCGAGATCTGGAACCTCGTCTTCACCCAGTTCAACCGCATCGGCAGCCCTCCCGACAACCTGCATCCGCTGCCCAGCAAAAACATCGACACCGGAATGGGGCTGGAACGCTGTGCCAGCGTCCTGCAGGGTCAACCGACCAATTACCACATCGATAATCTGTTCCCGATCGTGCAAGCTGCCGCCGAAGTCTGCAGCCGCAATTATTCGTTGGACAGCGACGATGGCCGCCGCTTGCGACGGATCACCGATCACGTCCGCGCCTGCACTTTTTCGATCCACGAAAACGTCTACCCCGGCCCCGACAAAGCCAAATATGTCGTCCGCCGCTTGATCCGCCGCGCCGTCTTGGACGGACATCAAATGGGTTTACGTGAACCGTTCCTGCACCAAATCGTGCCGGCGGTTGTCGAACAGATGAAGAGGCCGTATCCGGAACTGGCTGAATCGGTTCAACGCGTCACCCGCGTGATGCAGAAAGAGGAAGAAGCGTTCTTCCAAACGCTCGACGCCGCGCTCTCGCGGATCGATCAGATGTTCACGCGGATGGAAGATGTCGCCGGCGTGATGGTCGACGGCAACGAAGCGGCCGACCTCTACAAAACCTACGGCGTCCCGCCGGAACTGTTGCAGACGCTGGCATCGGAAAAGAACCTGACCTTCGACTGGGACGGATACAACAAATCGATGGACCAACACGCCGTCGATAGCGGCGCGGGTCAGAAAGAGCTGTTCCAGACCGGTCCTTTGGAAACGCTGAAGGAATCGCTCCGCGAGACTCCGTTCCTGGGCTACGAACAGATCTCGGCCAGCTGCCACGTCAAAGGCATCATCGTCGGCAACACCGATGGCGACGAGCATCTGTTGGGCAAAGTTGCCGCGGGCGGTGCCGATCAAGAACTCCGCGTCGTCTTGGACCACACTCCCTTCTACGCCGAAAGCGGCGGCCAAGTTGGCGACGTCGGGACGATCCACAACGACGATTTTGAGTTCCATGTCACCGACACGCAGAAGCATGCCGCATTGATCGTCCATTACGGACATCTAGTCCGCGGCACGATCCATGAAAACGCAACGGTCACCGCCGACGTCGACGCGACGCGACGCGGCGCGATCAGCCGCGCCCACTCCGCGACCCACATCCTGCACCACGCGTTGCAAAAACATGTCGGCCAACACGCCCAACAACAGGGATCCAAGGTCGAAGCCGACGTGTTGCGATTCGACTTCACCAATCAAGAAGCCCTTTCCGAAACGCAGATCGAAGCGATTCAAAGCGACGTCTTGGAACATGTCGCCGCCGGCGATCCGATTCGGTGGGACACCGTCCCGTTGGCCGACGCCCGAGCTGCCGGAGCGATGATGCTGTTTGGTGAAAAGTATCCCGACCCGGTACGGATGGTATCGATGGGAGAGTTCTCCAAAGAGTTGTGCGGCGGCACGCACTTGGATAACACCGGCGACGTTCAAGCGTTTGAATTGACAAGCGAGGAGAGCGTTTCCAGCAACACCCGCCGGATCGTGGCGTTGACGGGCGAAAAAGCGAAAGCCTATCGCCAGCAAACGACCGAGATTCTCGAAGCGGCAGCCAAACAATTGGCCTGTCCCGTCGCTGCGGTTAGCGAAGCGACCAAGAGCTTGATCGACCAGGTTCGTAAGCTGAAGAAGCAACTGGCCAGCGGAAACGCCGACGTCCAAAAGCGGACTCCCGTGACCGGCGGCGGTGGCGAGGCGAGCTATGCAAAGATGAAGTTGATCGTCCGCGATACCGCTCGAATGTTGAACGTCGCAGCGGCCGATGTCAGCTCGCGGATCGATGCCCTGTTGGCCGACGAAAAGTCATTGATCCAGCAACTGGCCAACCTGACCGCCGGTGAACAAGTGACCGCCGACGATCTTTTGGCCGACGCCGAAACCGTAGGCGAAGCGCTGTTGATCGTCCGGACGATCGATGGTGCCAATCCCAACGTGATCCGCCAGTTGATCGACCAGCTGCGAAAGAAAAGCGACAAGCCGGTTGCGGTTCTGTTGGCGACGGTTGTTGGCGGCGACAAGGTGATCTTGGTCGCAGGGATCAGCAAATCCCTGGTCGAAGGCGGGATGAGCGCTGGCAAATGGGTTGGCGAAGTCGCAGCGGTCGTCGGTGGCGGCGGCGGTGGCAAACCCGACCTGGCTCAAGCCGGCGGCAAGGATCCCGAAAAACTCCCCGCTGCGATCGACAAGGCGAAAGAGGTCGGTCGATCGATGATCGGCTAAGGCCCTTGGTGTGACTTGGTTGAACGGAAATGAGAACTTCCGTTGCAGCATGGTGAATGGAGGCGCGGCCGGTGCAGTTGCTCAGCCTCCACGACACCTTCAAGCCGCGCATCGCTCAAGCATCGGATCTCTCAAGATTCACGTCGCGGCCGCCTCCGGCCCGATCCGGGTTGCGATTCCGTGACGAGGCGCATCGGTTGGCCTTCTTCCAACAGTGTCGTGTTCTTGATCGACACAAATTCGCGCCGCGATGACTCTCCGCAAACTGTCTCGCCTGGATGACAGTTTTTCTGATAAACGCTGGTAATTTGCTCAAAAGAGCAGCCTTTTTGCTGGGCTTTCACGGCGATAGCGCCATCTGCGCAAGTGCTTTCTAGTTCCCAAATCCGTTGACCGGACAGCCGATACCTGTAACATACAGCTACCTAGCAGCGGGATCGCGGCAACCGTTCCTCATGCCTCAAGTCATTAGCACTTCCTCATTAACTCATGCACGGGACAGATGTTTTGTCACTAGAAACACGCAGCATCCGAATCCCGCGTGTCGCGATGGCGGTACGACTTCTGTTCGCTCTCTTTCTGTTGAGCACCGGGATCATGACGATCAGCTTTGCCATCAACGGGTATCCCGTCGGTGATCCACCAGGAGATGTCGGTCGATTCATGATGGCGCTCGAAAAGACGGGCTATCTGATTTTCTGGGTCGGCTTTTTCAAAGCGGTTGTGGGGGGACTGATGTTCGTGCCTCGGACCGCCCCCTTGGCTGTGCTGATGTCTCTCCCTTATGCCTTCAATATCCTGCTGTATGTGACGCTCTTCGCCCATCAATATCTTGTGGTCGGCCTCCCCGATTTCGCAGCGTGTGCGCTGTTGATTTATTGCTACTTCGATTGGTATCGCCCGATCTTTGCTGGACCAACGACGGCGCCGTGGCAGGTTTCTTGTGGAGATGGAAATGCACTTTGATTCCGAATCCTCGCCCGGATTTGCCATAGGGCGTGTCGCTTATCTGATTCGTAGTGGGATGGCGGCAGAGCTGAAGAAAGCCGGCTGGCCCTTTTCGCCGGAGGAAACGCAGACGTTGATCACGTTGTCCGACGCCGGGGAACCGAGGAGTATGAACGAGTTGGCATCGCTGATGATTCGCGATCCAACGACGGTGAAACGCCAGTTGGATCGGTTGGTCGAACATCAATTTGTCGAACGCAGTGCCTCGAGCGAAGACGCCCGGATTGTGATGATCCGCTTGACTCGCCGTGGCGAACAGAAACTGCAGAAGATCCTCCCACTGCTGGATGACTTGCGAAAAACTGCATTGCAGGGAATCCCCAAGTCTGACTTGGAAACAACGCGAAACGTCTTGCAAAAAATGCAGATCAACTTAAGAAACCACGTCGCAAAGGATTAAGCTCATGAGTAAAAACAGATTCTCATTCGACCTTTCTCGGTTCACTGTTGGCGCAGCGAAAGCCTGGCTACTCGGCATCGTCGCGCTGACCGCCACGGTCGCCCATGGCCAAACGCAAACCGATCCCGACACGGCGCTACGGATGCTGAACGCTCAGCAGCAGCAGTTTGAAAAGGGAGTTATCCAAGTCGCGGACAACGTCTTCACCGCGGTAGGTTTTCACGGCGCGAACACTTCGATGATCGTCGGCACCGACGGGGTGATCATCATCGATACGCTCTTCGGTCCCAGCAGTGCGGCCGACGCAGCTGAGGCCTTTCGGCAATACAGCGACAAACCGGTCAAGGCGATCATCTATACGCACAGCCATGGCGATCACATCGGTGGCGGCAGTGCGTTTGTCGGCGACGCGAAGCCCGACATCTACGCCACCGAGAGTTTTGGTTCGGCCGAAGGCGTCAACAAAGCTGTCGATCCGATTAAGCAGAAGCGAAACGTACGCCAGTTCGGTCGCAAGCTCTCGCCGGCCGAAAGCACCAACCGCGGTGTTGCCCCGGCGGGTACAAAAGATGGCGACCGCGGCGAAGGGTTTCTTCCACCGACCGTCACCGTTCCCAACAGCGGACTCAAAACAACGATCGCGGGAATCGATATCGAATTCCACATCAGCCCCGGAGAAACCGACGACGCGATGTTTATCTGGCTGCCCAGCGAGAAGGTGCTTTTCGCGGGGGACAACTTTTACAATTCCTTTCCCAACCTCTACGCGATCCGTGGCACCGCCTATCGCGACGTGCTGAATTGGTCCGAAAGCGTTGGCAAGATGGCCGCGTTAAAACCACATGTAGTCGTCCCGGGCCACACGATGCCGATCGCAGGAGAGGAAGCGGCGACCGCGGCACTGCAGGATTACAGCGATGCGATTCGCAGCGTGTACGATCAAACCGTGCGAGGCATCAACGCCGGAAAAGGTCCCGAACAACTTGCGCACGAAGTCGAACTCCCCGAGCATCTTCAAGACAAACCGTACCTGATTCAGTTCTACGGAGCGGTGCCGCATGCGGTACGCGCCATCTATTGCGGGTTGTTGGGTTGGTACGACGGCAATCCAACGACGCTAAATCCGCTGGAGCCCAGGATCAAAGCGAAGAAGATGGCTCAGCTGGCAGGCGGGACTGCCGAACTAACCGCTCAGATGGAAGCCGCCCTGGAGAAGCAGGATTACCAATGGGCACTGGAGCTGTCCGA from Rosistilla oblonga includes the following:
- a CDS encoding trypsin-like peptidase domain-containing protein codes for the protein MRQIAFLVVILLSACPTSAQQPPDALLSMQSALTNAIDRAGRSVVAIARVRKDLPADAMGDLKFNLPGLGQPLIDPTNPAFVPTEFASGVIVSADGDVLTNFHVLDDPKQNDYYVWHRGIGSQAVVQATPAEVQAGDPWTDLAILRIENAKDLPAIKMGDASQIQRGMFVISLGNPYAIARDGYPSASMGIVSNLQRAAAAQPDKESRGQAPPSQQLHEFGTLIQTDAKLNLGTSGGALVNLQGEMIGLTTSLAAVAGYEQSAGFAIPIDKSMRAAIDQLLEGKTPAFGFLGLEPADLPEPQRARGLRGAIVRQVLQGMPAQRAGLRSGDLITKIDGQPIDGAAGLFREMSRRPANAKVQMTLLQGNPLTDDFQSKIVDVTLGKKYLALTKPGYSRFPEPSWRGLRVDHGTALPPGQLFGFSRPREILPVAVISVDPDTPAWNAGLRPGQFVQKVGDKSVPDPDTFYELVKEQTDAVALTIVGPGDREQRISVPTSIQ
- a CDS encoding MarR family winged helix-turn-helix transcriptional regulator, which gives rise to MHFDSESSPGFAIGRVAYLIRSGMAAELKKAGWPFSPEETQTLITLSDAGEPRSMNELASLMIRDPTTVKRQLDRLVEHQFVERSASSEDARIVMIRLTRRGEQKLQKILPLLDDLRKTALQGIPKSDLETTRNVLQKMQINLRNHVAKD
- the alaS gene encoding alanine--tRNA ligase, with the translated sequence MKTDELREMYLDFYVSKGHTLQGSDVLVPTWDPSVLFTPAGMNQFKDHFLGKVKLDFTRATTCQKCLRTGDIENVGRTAYHHTFFEMLGNFSFGDYFKAEAIHWAWEFLTSKKWLNIPAGRLNVTVYKDDDEAFGIWHEQIGLPTSKIARMDEDENFWPASAPSQGPDGVCGPCSEIYYELEGGESVEIWNLVFTQFNRIGSPPDNLHPLPSKNIDTGMGLERCASVLQGQPTNYHIDNLFPIVQAAAEVCSRNYSLDSDDGRRLRRITDHVRACTFSIHENVYPGPDKAKYVVRRLIRRAVLDGHQMGLREPFLHQIVPAVVEQMKRPYPELAESVQRVTRVMQKEEEAFFQTLDAALSRIDQMFTRMEDVAGVMVDGNEAADLYKTYGVPPELLQTLASEKNLTFDWDGYNKSMDQHAVDSGAGQKELFQTGPLETLKESLRETPFLGYEQISASCHVKGIIVGNTDGDEHLLGKVAAGGADQELRVVLDHTPFYAESGGQVGDVGTIHNDDFEFHVTDTQKHAALIVHYGHLVRGTIHENATVTADVDATRRGAISRAHSATHILHHALQKHVGQHAQQQGSKVEADVLRFDFTNQEALSETQIEAIQSDVLEHVAAGDPIRWDTVPLADARAAGAMMLFGEKYPDPVRMVSMGEFSKELCGGTHLDNTGDVQAFELTSEESVSSNTRRIVALTGEKAKAYRQQTTEILEAAAKQLACPVAAVSEATKSLIDQVRKLKKQLASGNADVQKRTPVTGGGGEASYAKMKLIVRDTARMLNVAAADVSSRIDALLADEKSLIQQLANLTAGEQVTADDLLADAETVGEALLIVRTIDGANPNVIRQLIDQLRKKSDKPVAVLLATVVGGDKVILVAGISKSLVEGGMSAGKWVGEVAAVVGGGGGGKPDLAQAGGKDPEKLPAAIDKAKEVGRSMIG
- a CDS encoding alkyl/aryl-sulfatase, with amino-acid sequence MSKNRFSFDLSRFTVGAAKAWLLGIVALTATVAHGQTQTDPDTALRMLNAQQQQFEKGVIQVADNVFTAVGFHGANTSMIVGTDGVIIIDTLFGPSSAADAAEAFRQYSDKPVKAIIYTHSHGDHIGGGSAFVGDAKPDIYATESFGSAEGVNKAVDPIKQKRNVRQFGRKLSPAESTNRGVAPAGTKDGDRGEGFLPPTVTVPNSGLKTTIAGIDIEFHISPGETDDAMFIWLPSEKVLFAGDNFYNSFPNLYAIRGTAYRDVLNWSESVGKMAALKPHVVVPGHTMPIAGEEAATAALQDYSDAIRSVYDQTVRGINAGKGPEQLAHEVELPEHLQDKPYLIQFYGAVPHAVRAIYCGLLGWYDGNPTTLNPLEPRIKAKKMAQLAGGTAELTAQMEAALEKQDYQWALELSDHVKWLDDADRKLARKTKIAALRGLAAREYNAPNRNYYLSYANELESGQLSNVWF